The following proteins are co-located in the Pectinophora gossypiella chromosome 23, ilPecGoss1.1, whole genome shotgun sequence genome:
- the LOC126377398 gene encoding checkpoint protein HUS1: MKFRAVMIDAGPMREFTNIVGTISKISKECVLRLSDDQVYFIVSDENSGPAPPVLWCEMPQAMYFSEYQMVGLDEGHKDIYLGFSSVNLARSLVTLKSAKSLKMKLTKKQCPCLTLEIEIPSTTSQQTRNVTHDIPVAVIPRKMWEDFHEPKVPQPDISIELPSLKQLRTTIDRMRTMASEVVIRASAEGRLTLQISTDMAKVSTRFKDLRVETFDGPIEHSDSETETQNEDISRVCHCRVDAKKLSIFLSADSISHNRTICSIVHKKLVILCLQTEENAKLQCFINGIVY, translated from the exons atgaagttTCGTGCTGTAATGATAGACGCAGGACCCATGCGGGAATTTACCA ATATCGTGGGTACTATATCAAAGATATCAAAAGAATGTGTTCTGAGGTTGTCTGATGATCAAGTATACTTTATCGTGAGTGACGAGAATAGCGGTCCGGCGCCCCCTGTTCTTTGGTGCGAGATGCCACAAGCGATGTACTTTTCTGAATACCAAATGGTTGGTTTGGATGAAGGGCATAAAGATATTTACTTAGGATTTAGTTCAG TTAATTTAGCCAGATCGCTAGTCACATTGAAATCTGCAAAATCCTTGAAGATGAAACTTACTAAGAAGCAGTGTCCCTGTCTTACATTGGAAATTGAAATT CCATCCACAACTTCACAACAGACGCGAAATGTGACTCATGACATTCCAGTTGCTGTGATCCCACGAAAGATGTGGGAAGACTTCCACGAACCAAAAGTACCACAACCCGAT ATATCCATAGAGTTACCGTCACTCAAACAGCTCCGCACTACGATCGATCGAATGAGGACTATGGCTTCAGAAGTGGTGATCAGAGCGTCGGCAGAAGGTCGACTGACGTTGCAAATCAGTACAGACATGGCCAAAGTGTCCACTAGGTTCAAGGATTTGAGAGTTGAGACTTTTGATG GTCCGATTGAACATTCGGACTCCGAAACGGAAACTCAAAACGAGGATATAAGCAGAGTGTGCCACTGTCGTGTCGATGCGAAGAAGCTGTCCATATTCCTCAGTGCAGACAGTATATCCCACAACAGAACCATATGTAGTATTGTGCATAAGAAACTTGTGATATTGTGCTTACAAACTGAAGAGAACGCAAAGTTACAGTGTTTTATTAACGGGATTGTGTATTGA